The Polaribacter sp. HaHaR_3_91 genomic sequence TAGCAGATTTATTTGCTATAAATTTTACAACCATATTAAGCTTCTTTGCAGAATACCCTAACTTATTTGCATAATCATAAACTTTTTTAGTTTTGTAGTAATCTTCTTCTAGTAAATTTTGAAATATAATAAACTCTTTTAAATACTTACTTTGCTGCAAAGTGTTATATCCGGTCGATTTTATTCTATAAATCAAAGTAATTAAAATATGTAGTAAACTCCTTATCAGTTTAAAAGAGTAAATATCATTTACAACTAAAACTTCTTTTTCTATTCCTTTTATTAATTTAAAAATACTCTCAAAATCGCAGTCTTTTAATTGTGTTTTTGGAGAAACTAATAACTCATTAAACATCTGAATTGCATTTGCAACCTCAATTTCATTTAAATAACTATTTAAAAACTCTTCTTTAAAACATAATAGAAAACCTTTTGTTGCCTTATTTAAATAAAACCGATGCATTTGATCTTTTCTAATAGCCAAAATAGTCCCTTTATCATACTCATAATCAGAGAAATCAATTGAGTGTTTGCCTTTTCCTTCTGTTATAAAAATTAATGCATAAAAATCTACTTTATGATTTTCTGTAAGAATTTCTTCACTTTCGAACTTCTCTAAGTCCAGAAAATTTACAATATCAAAATTTGATTGTTGGAGCTTTAAGTAATTATGAGTTCTATGCATGTTAATCGACATTTATTTAAGGTGTTTAAAACTCTAAAATACAGATTATTATTTTAGTCCTTTTACAATTATTGTATTTCCATTAAAAACAATCGCATCTTCTATCTTTTTACCTAACAACAACTTACCGATTGGAGACGAAACAGAAATAGCAAAATACACCTTATTATCAACCGTAAGTTTACCTGCAGAAATAGATAAAAAATAATTAGTCATATTTGTTTCAATCACCGTGCCTAGATGTGCAATATTTGACGTTTTTGAAACATCAATTTTAGCTAAAATTTCTTTCATTTGTGTAATTCCGACAAGTTGCTGACTCGCTTTTTCCATTTCTAACTGCAACATGGCTCTACCAGTTTCGTGCTTATCGCCAGCAGAACTTTTAGTTTCTGATTGCAATGCTTTTTGATTAGAGGAAATAATTTCAGTAACCGTATCTAAGCGTTTATTTACAAAAGTTTCACATTGCTTATAAAGTGCTTCTTTAACTTTTAATTGCGACATATATTATTTTAATTTTCTAAAGTAAATACAAAGGCACCATAATTCCCATGATGCGAAATTGAGCAAGATTTTGTTAATATTTTTTTCTTGTGATAAAACAAAGGAGCACCAACAGTTGTTTTTATTTTTACGATTTCATCGGATAAAACTCCTGTTTCTATCGCCAACTGTGTTTTTAAATCGATATGAATATTTTTTGATGAGCCAATCTTAAAATAAATGGCATCCTCACTTTTCAACTCTTTGGCAATTGTATGGATATAAAATGAGTTTAAACTTGTATTTGTATAATATTTATGATCTTCAAAAAGAACAACCCCTTCTGTTAACGAAATGAAACTACATTCAAATTTTTGAGGCGCAAAAAAACGTGTTTCTACTTTTTGAGTATAACTCTTATAAGCCGCTTCTTTCATAGACCAAAATTGCCAAACTTTTATAAACGGATTGTCTGCATTACGAATTTCTTCATGTTCTTTTTGGGTAAATTGCTTCTCTAAAAACCCTTTTCGTTGCCAATTACTTTCGGTTTTAGCAAGGTTTAAATCTACAATATCATTACCAATATTATGCATCCATTTTAGATTGAATTACAGCAATGGTTGCCTTTACAGAAAGCATTTTCTCCATAGAAGCATTGTCTATTTCTATTTTAAACTCGTCTTCTACATCTAAAATAATATCCACGAGATTTGCAGAATTTATTTCTAAATCATTTATAAAATCTGTTTCTTCATTTAACTTTTTAAACCCATCTTCATTTTGAACATAAGGCTTTACAATTGTAGTTAACTTTGATATAATTTCTTCTTTTGTCATATTTTATTTATTGTTTTAGACCTCACAACTTTTAAAACCTTTGAGGTCTTTCTTTTTCTTAAATTAGTTACAGTTTATACTTTTTAAAGATAACACAAGCATTCACATCGCCAAAACCAAAACTTGCTTTTGCTAAAATAGTAATGTTTTTTTCCATCATTTTTGTCGGAATTTTATCTGTAGAAATTAATTCAGAAATTTCTGGATGAACATCTTCACAATTGATATTCGGAAACACAAATTGTTCTTTAATTTGTAAAACAGCAGCTACAGATTCAATAGCGCCAGAAGCAGCCAAACAATGGCCAACCATAGATTTTAATGAATTAATATGTGGAAAATTTGTTCCTTTTCTTTGCAATGCTTTGGTCCAATTTTCTATTTCTAAACTGTCTTTTGAGGTTGCTGTTAAATGTCCGTTAATAACATCAATTTCATCAGCAGAAATATTGGCATCTAAAATTGCATCCGTAATACATTTCTGAACAGCTTCTGCATTTGGAGCCGTTAACGTTCCGCCATTTCTTTGTCCGCCAGAATTTATATTTCCTCCTAAAACTTCTGCATAAATAGTCGCATTTCTTGCTAAAGCACTCTCTAAAGATTCTAAAACCAAAGCTCCTGCACCACTTCCTGGAACAAATCCAGATGCAGTTTCACTCATAGGTCTCGATCCTTTTTCTGGAGTTTCATTGTGTTTATAAGACATCACTCTCATGGCATCAAATCCGCCCCAAGTATACAAACTACTGTCGCTAGAACTGCCAACCAACATTCGTTTTGCTTTTCCGTTTTTAATACGTTCGAAACCTAATAACAAGGCTTCTGTACCTGTTGTACAAGCAGATGAATTTGTGGTTACTTGGTTTCCTAAACCTAGAATCCCGCCTAAATAAGCCGAAATTCCGCTTGCCATGGTTTGCACTACAGAAGTACTTCCTAAACGTCTTACATTTTTATCGTCAATTTTATAAATTGCTTCTCTAAATTTTTCAATTCCAGAGGTTCCTGTTCCAAAAATTGAACCTGTATCATAGTCTAATTTAGAGTTTTCATCTACAGAAAAACCTGCATCTTTCCAGGCATCAATTCCTGCCATACATCCGTATAAAATAGAAGTACTATTAAACCCACGTAGTTGTAAAGATGTTAAATATGTTGCTTTTTTTTCTTCGGAAACTTCCGGAATTCCACCAATACAGCAAGAAAACCCTTTGTCCATTAAATTCTGATGAAAGGTAATTCCAGATTTCCCTGATCTTATTGCTTTTGTAAACTCCTGCAAACCTACTCCATTTGGAGCTACAACTCCTAAACCAGTAATTACAACTCTATTTTTCATCTTATTTAGCTATTATCATTCCAGAAATAGTTCCTCTACAAACCAATTCATTTTTGGCATTCATCATCTTTACTTTGCACTTTAATTTATTGAATCTAAAATATTCTTTCTCAGAAATTACCGTTACTTTTTCATTTGGTAAAACAGGTAAATAGAAATCAACCTGACTAGAAGTTAACGCAATTTGTGTTTTTTTCTTTGTTGATAAAATTTCCTCTTTTAATAAATAAATACCCAAACAAACAACGCCAATTTGCGCCATAGTTTCGATTAAAATAACACCAGGAGTAATCGGATTTCCTTTAAAATGACCTTCATAAAAAAAGGCACTTTCATTGAATGTGTAATTTCCAGTAACTCCATTTTCTGAAATTTCTGTCAATTCATCAACAAACAAAAATGGTTTTTTGTAAGGTAATAATTTTATGATTTCTGATGATTTCATTTTTAGTATTATATCATATTTAATTTACTTATTAAGTTTTTAGTTTTGACAGAACCTTTAGAGTATCTATTCTCTATAATTTTTTCAGCTACTAACTTCAAATAAAAATTGGTTAATTCATTAAATTTTTCAATACAATTAAATATGTTGTACTCACTAAATTCATTCGTTTCATTAATAACAGTGAAATAATTAAAATTTTTCACAGAACTTCTATCAAGTTTATAAGATTCTAATAGGCTTTCATTATTTTTAAAATCTATTGGATGGGCTGAAACTATATGTCTCAAAAATATGATATCAAGTTTTTCAAAGTCTTTATATAACTTTTTCTCATTTTTTAACTTTACTATTTTAGCAATAGTTTTTATCGATTTGTATTGAATATATACTGCTGAAAAGACTCCATAAATCTTTAAATACGCTTCACCATCATCCTTAACCTGAATATTTTTACTTTCTAAAAATTTATTAATTGCAAATTCCGAATCTCCAATAACATCTAAAGATGAAGTTAAAAACTTCCAAGAATTATCATTTTCAAACTTGAATAATTCTTTCACTTTCGTTAAAAATGTTTTATTTTCCTTTTCTAACCTACCCCAATCAATACAAGTTTTTCCATTATTGATTACATCCCTTATAAATACTTCAATTTCTCGAGTTTTACTTAGTTTCATTTTATTTGTTTGATTTCTTGACAGGAAATTACCACTCCAACAAAATTCTTTGTGCAGAAAAACCTGGACCAAAACTCAACATTAAACCACGTTCTCCTTTTGCAGGATTTCGGTCCATAAATCGTTCTAAAACATACAAAACGGTTGCACTAGACATATTACCGTATAATCGTAAAACTTCTTTTGTATCGTCTATATTTTTGCCTAAAACACCGAATAAATCTTCTACAGTTTGTACAATTTTTTTTCCTCCCGGATGAAAAATTAAGTGATCTATATCATCAATCGTTAAATTATTTCTTTCTAAAAACGGATGTACAATTGCCGGAAAATGATCTGATATTTTCTGTGGAACTTCCTTATCCAAAATCATTTGTAAACCTGTATTTACCAATTTAAAACCCATCATAGAAGTAGCATCGTAAAAATGATACATGGCTTCATCAATAATTTCTGGACCTTTATCGTCTTCATAAGAAGACAAAATAACAGCAGAAGCTCCATCACCAAAAATAGCAGCACTTACAATGTTTGTCATCGAATAATCTTCTAGCTGAAACGTTGCTGTTGGTGCTTCAACAGCTATTACAGCAGCTCTTTTATTCGGATTCGCTTTCAAAAAATTCTTCGCATAAATAATACCAGAAACTCCTGCTGCACAACCCATTTCTGTAACGGGCAAACGTACAATATCTTGTTTCATTTGCAGAGAATTAATCAAATAAGCATCCATAGACGGAATCATAATTCCGGTACAACTTACCGTAATTATATAATCGATATCCGTAGGTTCTAAATTTGCTTTCTCTAATGATTTTGTTAAAGATTGTTCTGCTAGTTTTACAACTTCTCTTGTATAAATATTATTTTTTTCTTCAAAAGAAGTCGCTATAAAAACTTCTTCCGGATCCATAATTGAATACCTTTTATCTACTCCTGCTCCTTCAAAAAGTTTAATAACTTTTCTTTGAAAACGAGTATCTTGATCTTGCATCCATAATTTTACAAACGGAATAATATCTTTGGTTTCTCTATAATATTTTGGAAGTTGTTTTGCAACCGATGTTATTTTTACTTTCATATTTTTAGACACTAATTTCACGAATTCGCACTAATTTATTTCGACACAGGTTTCACCGGATGTTGTTTGTGGTTTAAATTAAAAATCTAAAACTTTAAACTTGATAGCATCCATCGAAAACGGAATGCCCATTTCCAAGAAACTTGTGGCTCTACATTTAATTTTTGAGAGATTCTTTCTAAATCTTTTCTTTTAAATCCTCTTAATACGGATGTTAATCCATCTTCAATAATCATTTTATTTTTGATAAAAAGAGACAATAACATAAACAGATAATACGCCAATTTATGTCGATGCAAATCGTTTACTACAATTGCTATTTTTGTTTGTTTTAAAGTGTCTCCTAAAAAAGAAACCAATTGTTCTTCTTTAAAATGATGTAAAAATAAGGTTGCCAACACCACATCGAATTGTCTGTTTTTAAAAGAATCAGAAAAAATATCTTCCGTTTTAAAACTCAGTTCTGGAAACGCTGTAGATAATTCATTGGCATATGTTATTGCTGTTGGGTTTGCATCAATACCTAACAATTTCATTTTATAGCCTTTCTTTCTTCCAAATTTTGCCACATCTCGTAAAATATCTCCATGACCACAACCAATATCTACAATGGTTAACTCTTGTTCTTTTGAATGATTTTTTAGTACTTTTTTAAGGGAGTTTAAAGTAACTAAATTTCCGCCTAAATATCGATTAATATTTTCTAACTTATCTAAAGTATCTCGCAGTAAATCTCCACCAATAGAAAAATCATCCATCAGTTCTTCTTTGTCTGTTCTATTTTTTGTGCTGATAAAAAAGTCCATTAAATTTTCATTGGTTTACCATGAGTTTGCTTAATTATAATTGGTAATAAAAAAGGTAGTTTCTTTAAAATTTGTAATAAAATCGATGCAATTCTATCTTTTCGAAACAACATTGCTATAAAATGTCCCGCTTTTAAACGGAAACTAAATTTTTTATTCCACTCTCTAAGGTATCGCTTTTCAAGCTCTTTTCTTGACTTGATTTCGTCATTTAAGTAATTTAGAATCAATTTAGACGCAATTTGTGCAGACTGAATTGCCATACTCATTCCGTTTCCACAAAGTGGATGAATCATTCCTGCAGAATCGCCACACATTAAAATATGGTTTTCTACTGGTTTTTTGGTTTCAAAAGAAACCTGACTAATGGTTAAAGGTTTCTCAAAAACAGCTTCAGAATTATTAAATATTTCTTTTAAAAAATGATTTTTAAAAACGACTTGTTCCTGAAAATCATCAATATTTTTATACTTTTTAAAAGACGCGTAATTGGTGATATAACACAAATTAATCGCATCATTTTCCACTTTAGAAACACCGCAATAACCACCTTTAAAATTATGAAGTGCTACTAAATCTTCTTTAAAATTTCCTTTTACATGAATTTTTACGCCTAAATAAGGTGATTTTTTTTTGATGAAATCTCTTTCTAATTTTACGTCTAATAAAGAACGTTTGCCAAAAGCGCCAATACAAATTTTAGATTGAAAACTATTATGCTCTTTGGTTTCAACTGAAAAAACATCCTCTTTAAAATCAATATTTACTACTGAATCTTGTAGTATTGTAACTCCATTTTTTGTTGCTTTTTCTGATAATACAAAATCTAATTGATACCTAGAAATTCCGAAACCACCCAAAGGTAATTTTGCTGAAATCAGTTTATTTTTGGTCGTTGATAATTGAAAATTTTTAATTTTTACCGCACCAAAATCAAACGGATTGATCTCTAAAAATTCTAAATAAGGCAATACTTCATTTGAAATATATTCACCACAAACTTTATGTTTCGGATATTCATTTTTTTCAATCAGTAAAACTTTTTTACCAAATTTTGATAAATGAATTGCATTACATAAACCTGCTAAACCGCCACCAATAATAATTACATCTGCGTTCATAGGTTTTCCATTTTAATTTATTGACTTTTACAATGCTTTTTCAAAACAAATACTATTTTCCATGTTTGTATACTGACCATAATTTTTAATCACTTTGTAATTACATTTCTGATAGAATTTAACAGCTTCTACTTGTCTTTTACCAGTTTCTAATACACATTTTTTATACCCTAATTCTTTTGCCCAAGTTTCTAATTCTTGTAATACTTTTTGTGCAACTCCTTTTCCTCTATCATCCTTAGAAACAAACATTCTTTTTACCTCTAAAGAAGTATTATCAAACTTTTTAATTGCTCCGCAGCCAACTGCTATTTTATCAACAGAAACAACCACCACATTCTTTAAAACATCAATATTATTAAACTGATTGTAAAAATCGTGTTCTGCTCCATCCATAAGTTTTAAGTAGGCATCTAACTGTTTTACCAAATTGATAAAATCTGGGTTTTCAGAATTTGTTCTAATAATTTCTATTTTCATTTCTAATGTTATTTATGTCATTCTAAGACCCGATAAAAAAATCGATCAGAAATAATAACGTACAATTTAGTCCTTTCTATGATAAGCCTCGTAGTATTTCTTTCAGTTTTGTGCTTTTACGGTTATGAGATTTCTCCTATCGTCGAAATGACAATTTGAAGTATTATTAATCCTTTCCATTTTTAGGCAAGCCTACGGGAATTGAACTCTTCATAATTTAAATTAACAGATTACTAAGTAATACTTACCATAATTTTGTAGCATACAAAAAGACGCTTAGCGTCAGAATTCAAACTTTAATTGTACCCAAACAGGTTCTTTATTTTCGGTGTTTAAATTACCAAAAGACAAACCTAATAAACGTACCGAATTGGTAATTTTATCTTGAAGCAACAACTCTTTTACTACAGGAAAAAATTCGTTTTTAGTTTGCATAAAATAATCTTTAGTTTTACTTCTTGTCTGTTGTGTAAAATCTGAATATTTAATTTTTAAAGTGATTGTTTTTCCTTTTGTATCCGTTTTTTTCATGCGTTTTTCTAACTCATCTGCAATTTTCTCTAACTTTTCTATCATAAATATTTCCGAAGAAATGTTTTCACTAAAAGTCCTTTCTGCAGCAACAGATTTCCGAATTCTGTTTGGTTTTACTGCACTATTATGAATTCCGCGAACAATATTATAATAATGAGCACCCGATTTCCCGAAAAATTTAATCAGTTCTTCTAATTTTTTTTTCTTTAAATCGTTCCCAACAAATATGCCTAAGTTATACATTTTAGCTGCAGTAACTTTACCAACTCCGTAAAATTTATTGACAGGTAATTCTTCTAAAAATTGAATAACCTCATCTGGATGCACTGTTTTTTGTCCGTTTGGTTTGTTAATATCAGACGCTACTTTTGCAATAAACTTGTTTATCGAAATTCCTGCGGATGCTCTTAAACCTGTTTCTTCGAAAATACGATCTCTAATTTCTCTAGCAATGGTATTTGCAGACGGATTTCCTTTTTTATTTTCCGTAACATCCAAATAAGCTTCATCTAAAGAAAGCGGCTCTACCAAATCTGTATACTCGTAAAAAATGTCTCTAACTTTTTGTGATATTTCTTTATAGCGAGGAAAATCGCTATTTACAAAGATTAAATGCGGACATTTTTGTTTTGCTAAAGTGCCGCTCATTGCAGATTTTACACCAAATTTACGAGCTTCATAACTTGCTGCAGAAATAACACCTCTTCTGCCTTCTCCACCAACAGCGATTGCCTTTCCTCGTAATTCAGGGTTGTCTAATTCTGCTACAGACGCATAAAATGCATCCATATCTACATGAATTATTTTTCTAAAAGGTGGTTGCAATTCCATGTTTCGAAAATACAAAATGAGTTATCAATCTATCAATATTTTGTTATAATATTCATAATTCATTTTAAAGAGTTTTATCAACAATAAAAACTGTTATAACATTAATTTACATCAACGGGTATTTAATATTTTCACACAATCTGTAAAAGTATAGGATCAATCTAAAATAATATCGTGGTCTATAAAATGGTCACTTAAAAGAACAATCAATAAAACCAATTGTTTAATTGGGTTTGTTAATGAAAGTTTGTTATTTTTCTTCGACTTATATCGTATATTTGCAGACAATTTAGATTTAATCTATTTAAAATTATGATAAAAGTTTCAGACACAGCAAAGAAGAAAGTCATAGAATTAATGACTGACGATGGCTTTAATGCAGTAACCGATTTTGTACGCGTTGGTGTAAAAAGTGGTGGTTGTTCAGGTTTATCTTACGATTTAACTTTTGATAACAAACAAGAAGAAAACGATAAAGTTTTTATAGAGAATGATGTAAAAATCATTGTTGATAAAAAAAGCTTTTTATATTTAGTAGGAACAACCTTAGAATATTCTGGAGGTTTAAACGGAAAAGGATTTGTTTTTAACAACCCAAACGCAAATAGAACTTGTGGTTGTGGAGAATCATTCTCACTTTAAAAATTTAAGAAAAAGATGTCAAAGTACACAGAGGAGCAGCTAGAAGAAGAATTAAAAACCCAAGAATATAAATACGGTTTTTATACAGATATAGAAAGTGACACATTTCCCATAGGATTAAGTGAAGATGTTGTTCGCGCAATTTCTAAAAAGAAAAACGAGCCAGAATGGATGACTGAATGGCGTTTAGAAGCTTATAGAGTTTGGGAAAAAATGGAAGAACCAGAATGGGCAAATGTACATTATGAGAAACCAAAGTTTCAGGACATAGCTTATTATTCTGCGCCAAAAAAGAAACCACAGTTAAACTCTTTAGATGAAGTAGATCCAGAATTATTAGACACTTTTAAGCGTTTAGGAATCTCTCTAGATGAGCAAAAAAAATTAGCTAATGTAGCTGTAGATATTGTAATGGACTCTGTTTCTGTTGCGACTACTTTTAAGAAAACATTAGGTGAAAAGGGTATTATTTTTATGCCTATTTCTGAAGCAATTCAGGAACACCCAGAATTGGTTAAAAAGTATTTAGGAACCGTTGTACCAACAACAGACAACTTTTATGCAGCATTAAATTCTGCAGTTTTTTCTGATGGATCTTTTTGTTACATTCCAAAAGGAGTAAAATGTCCGATGGAACTTTCTACCTATTTTAGAATTAATGAAGGTGGAACAGGACAATTTGAAAGAACACTAGTTGTTGCAGATAAAGGTAGTTATGTTTCTTATTTAGAAGGTTGTACTGCACCAAGTAGAGATGAAAACCAATTACACGCAGCTGTTGTAGAATTAATTGCATTAGATGATGCAGAAATTAAATATTCTACCGTACAAAACTGGTATCCTGGTAATAAAGAAGGAAAAGGTGGAGTTTACAATTTTGTAACGAAAAGAGGTATTTGCGAGAACAATGCAAAAATTTCTTGGACACAAGTAGAAACTGGTTCTGCTGTAACATGGAAATATCCTTCTTGTATTTTAAAAGGAAATAACTCTGTAGGTGAATTTTATTCTATTGCAGTTACTAATAATTTTCAACAAGCAGATACCGGAACAAAAATGATTCACTTGGGTAAAAACACCAAGTCTACCATTATTTCTAAAGGAATTTCTGCAGGTAATTCTCAAAACTCTTACAGAGGTTTGGTACATATTGGAGCAAGAGCAGAAAACGCCCGTAACTTCTCACAATGTGATTCTTTATTAATGGGTAATGCTTGTGGAGCACACACGTTCCCTTATATAGAGGCTAAGAATAAATCGGCACAAATAGAACACGAAGCAACTACAAGTAAAATTGGTGAAGAACAATTGTTTTACTGTAACCAACGTGGTATAGATACAGAAAAAGCAATCGCTTTAATTGTAAACGGATTTAGTAAAGAGGTACTAAATAAGTTACCTATGGAATTTGCTGTAGAAGCTCAGAAATTACTTGAGATCAGTTTAGAAGGAAGTGTTGGATAATTAATTATCCAACCATAAAATATATAATTATTAAAATA encodes the following:
- a CDS encoding helix-turn-helix domain-containing protein — its product is MHRTHNYLKLQQSNFDIVNFLDLEKFESEEILTENHKVDFYALIFITEGKGKHSIDFSDYEYDKGTILAIRKDQMHRFYLNKATKGFLLCFKEEFLNSYLNEIEVANAIQMFNELLVSPKTQLKDCDFESIFKLIKGIEKEVLVVNDIYSFKLIRSLLHILITLIYRIKSTGYNTLQQSKYLKEFIIFQNLLEEDYYKTKKVYDYANKLGYSAKKLNMVVKFIANKSAKEFIDDTVIIKVKRLLIHYNLSIKEIAFKTGFNEPTNLYKYFKKHTNSTPEEFRKKYV
- a CDS encoding 3-oxoacyl-ACP synthase, coding for MSQLKVKEALYKQCETFVNKRLDTVTEIISSNQKALQSETKSSAGDKHETGRAMLQLEMEKASQQLVGITQMKEILAKIDVSKTSNIAHLGTVIETNMTNYFLSISAGKLTVDNKVYFAISVSSPIGKLLLGKKIEDAIVFNGNTIIVKGLK
- a CDS encoding 4'-phosphopantetheinyl transferase superfamily protein, translating into MHNIGNDIVDLNLAKTESNWQRKGFLEKQFTQKEHEEIRNADNPFIKVWQFWSMKEAAYKSYTQKVETRFFAPQKFECSFISLTEGVVLFEDHKYYTNTSLNSFYIHTIAKELKSEDAIYFKIGSSKNIHIDLKTQLAIETGVLSDEIVKIKTTVGAPLFYHKKKILTKSCSISHHGNYGAFVFTLEN
- a CDS encoding acyl carrier protein: MTKEEIISKLTTIVKPYVQNEDGFKKLNEETDFINDLEINSANLVDIILDVEDEFKIEIDNASMEKMLSVKATIAVIQSKMDA
- a CDS encoding beta-ketoacyl synthase; translated protein: MKNRVVITGLGVVAPNGVGLQEFTKAIRSGKSGITFHQNLMDKGFSCCIGGIPEVSEEKKATYLTSLQLRGFNSTSILYGCMAGIDAWKDAGFSVDENSKLDYDTGSIFGTGTSGIEKFREAIYKIDDKNVRRLGSTSVVQTMASGISAYLGGILGLGNQVTTNSSACTTGTEALLLGFERIKNGKAKRMLVGSSSDSSLYTWGGFDAMRVMSYKHNETPEKGSRPMSETASGFVPGSGAGALVLESLESALARNATIYAEVLGGNINSGGQRNGGTLTAPNAEAVQKCITDAILDANISADEIDVINGHLTATSKDSLEIENWTKALQRKGTNFPHINSLKSMVGHCLAASGAIESVAAVLQIKEQFVFPNINCEDVHPEISELISTDKIPTKMMEKNITILAKASFGFGDVNACVIFKKYKL
- a CDS encoding 3-hydroxyacyl-ACP dehydratase FabZ family protein, whose translation is MKSSEIIKLLPYKKPFLFVDELTEISENGVTGNYTFNESAFFYEGHFKGNPITPGVILIETMAQIGVVCLGIYLLKEEILSTKKKTQIALTSSQVDFYLPVLPNEKVTVISEKEYFRFNKLKCKVKMMNAKNELVCRGTISGMIIAK
- a CDS encoding type III polyketide synthase; translation: MKVKITSVAKQLPKYYRETKDIIPFVKLWMQDQDTRFQRKVIKLFEGAGVDKRYSIMDPEEVFIATSFEEKNNIYTREVVKLAEQSLTKSLEKANLEPTDIDYIITVSCTGIMIPSMDAYLINSLQMKQDIVRLPVTEMGCAAGVSGIIYAKNFLKANPNKRAAVIAVEAPTATFQLEDYSMTNIVSAAIFGDGASAVILSSYEDDKGPEIIDEAMYHFYDATSMMGFKLVNTGLQMILDKEVPQKISDHFPAIVHPFLERNNLTIDDIDHLIFHPGGKKIVQTVEDLFGVLGKNIDDTKEVLRLYGNMSSATVLYVLERFMDRNPAKGERGLMLSFGPGFSAQRILLEW
- a CDS encoding methyltransferase domain-containing protein — encoded protein: MDFFISTKNRTDKEELMDDFSIGGDLLRDTLDKLENINRYLGGNLVTLNSLKKVLKNHSKEQELTIVDIGCGHGDILRDVAKFGRKKGYKMKLLGIDANPTAITYANELSTAFPELSFKTEDIFSDSFKNRQFDVVLATLFLHHFKEEQLVSFLGDTLKQTKIAIVVNDLHRHKLAYYLFMLLSLFIKNKMIIEDGLTSVLRGFKRKDLERISQKLNVEPQVSWKWAFRFRWMLSSLKF
- a CDS encoding NAD(P)/FAD-dependent oxidoreductase, with product MNADVIIIGGGLAGLCNAIHLSKFGKKVLLIEKNEYPKHKVCGEYISNEVLPYLEFLEINPFDFGAVKIKNFQLSTTKNKLISAKLPLGGFGISRYQLDFVLSEKATKNGVTILQDSVVNIDFKEDVFSVETKEHNSFQSKICIGAFGKRSLLDVKLERDFIKKKSPYLGVKIHVKGNFKEDLVALHNFKGGYCGVSKVENDAINLCYITNYASFKKYKNIDDFQEQVVFKNHFLKEIFNNSEAVFEKPLTISQVSFETKKPVENHILMCGDSAGMIHPLCGNGMSMAIQSAQIASKLILNYLNDEIKSRKELEKRYLREWNKKFSFRLKAGHFIAMLFRKDRIASILLQILKKLPFLLPIIIKQTHGKPMKI
- a CDS encoding GNAT family N-acetyltransferase; the encoded protein is MKIEIIRTNSENPDFINLVKQLDAYLKLMDGAEHDFYNQFNNIDVLKNVVVVSVDKIAVGCGAIKKFDNTSLEVKRMFVSKDDRGKGVAQKVLQELETWAKELGYKKCVLETGKRQVEAVKFYQKCNYKVIKNYGQYTNMENSICFEKAL
- the dinB gene encoding DNA polymerase IV — encoded protein: MELQPPFRKIIHVDMDAFYASVAELDNPELRGKAIAVGGEGRRGVISAASYEARKFGVKSAMSGTLAKQKCPHLIFVNSDFPRYKEISQKVRDIFYEYTDLVEPLSLDEAYLDVTENKKGNPSANTIAREIRDRIFEETGLRASAGISINKFIAKVASDINKPNGQKTVHPDEVIQFLEELPVNKFYGVGKVTAAKMYNLGIFVGNDLKKKKLEELIKFFGKSGAHYYNIVRGIHNSAVKPNRIRKSVAAERTFSENISSEIFMIEKLEKIADELEKRMKKTDTKGKTITLKIKYSDFTQQTRSKTKDYFMQTKNEFFPVVKELLLQDKITNSVRLLGLSFGNLNTENKEPVWVQLKFEF
- a CDS encoding iron-sulfur cluster assembly accessory protein, producing MIKVSDTAKKKVIELMTDDGFNAVTDFVRVGVKSGGCSGLSYDLTFDNKQEENDKVFIENDVKIIVDKKSFLYLVGTTLEYSGGLNGKGFVFNNPNANRTCGCGESFSL
- the sufB gene encoding Fe-S cluster assembly protein SufB; this encodes MSKYTEEQLEEELKTQEYKYGFYTDIESDTFPIGLSEDVVRAISKKKNEPEWMTEWRLEAYRVWEKMEEPEWANVHYEKPKFQDIAYYSAPKKKPQLNSLDEVDPELLDTFKRLGISLDEQKKLANVAVDIVMDSVSVATTFKKTLGEKGIIFMPISEAIQEHPELVKKYLGTVVPTTDNFYAALNSAVFSDGSFCYIPKGVKCPMELSTYFRINEGGTGQFERTLVVADKGSYVSYLEGCTAPSRDENQLHAAVVELIALDDAEIKYSTVQNWYPGNKEGKGGVYNFVTKRGICENNAKISWTQVETGSAVTWKYPSCILKGNNSVGEFYSIAVTNNFQQADTGTKMIHLGKNTKSTIISKGISAGNSQNSYRGLVHIGARAENARNFSQCDSLLMGNACGAHTFPYIEAKNKSAQIEHEATTSKIGEEQLFYCNQRGIDTEKAIALIVNGFSKEVLNKLPMEFAVEAQKLLEISLEGSVG